A section of the Streptosporangiales bacterium genome encodes:
- a CDS encoding glycine/betaine ABC transporter substrate-binding protein gives MRRKLISLAVAAAAMLALAGCGGGGGGDPLEGGGGSEESESIVIGSANFPENSLLGEIYAQALEAKDVKVERKFNIGTREAYIPALKDGSIDLLPEYTGNLLSYLKEGKSPGNNLDADKVYTDTKAALPDGVVLLDKSSAEDKDAVVVTAATAQKYDLKSIEDIKPHQSKLILGGPPEWETRYTGLKGLKELYGVEFKSFRKLDTAGPISVKALKDDKVQAVNLFTTQSAIKQNDFVALEDPKSLFLAQNVTPLIDEAKATDNVKETLNAVSAKLTTANLTDLVAQVEVDKKDAATVAKQFLEDNDLVT, from the coding sequence ATGCGACGTAAGCTCATCTCCCTCGCGGTCGCGGCGGCGGCCATGCTCGCCCTCGCCGGTTGCGGCGGAGGCGGCGGCGGGGACCCGCTCGAGGGTGGCGGCGGCAGCGAGGAGTCGGAGTCGATCGTCATCGGCTCGGCGAACTTCCCCGAGAACTCCCTGCTCGGCGAGATCTACGCCCAGGCACTCGAGGCCAAGGACGTCAAGGTCGAGCGGAAGTTCAACATCGGCACCCGCGAGGCGTACATCCCGGCGCTGAAGGACGGCTCGATCGACCTGCTGCCCGAGTACACCGGCAACCTGCTGTCGTACCTCAAGGAAGGCAAGTCGCCCGGCAACAACCTCGACGCGGACAAGGTCTACACCGACACCAAGGCCGCGTTGCCCGACGGCGTGGTCCTGCTCGACAAGTCGTCGGCCGAGGACAAGGACGCCGTCGTCGTCACCGCCGCGACCGCGCAGAAGTACGACCTGAAGTCGATCGAGGACATCAAGCCGCACCAGTCCAAGCTGATCCTCGGTGGCCCGCCGGAGTGGGAGACCCGCTACACCGGGCTCAAGGGCCTGAAGGAGCTGTACGGCGTCGAGTTCAAGAGCTTCCGCAAGCTCGACACCGCCGGGCCGATCAGCGTCAAGGCGCTGAAGGACGACAAGGTGCAGGCGGTCAACCTGTTCACCACGCAGAGCGCGATCAAGCAGAACGACTTCGTCGCGCTGGAGGACCCGAAGAGCCTCTTCCTCGCCCAGAACGTCACGCCGCTCATCGACGAGGCCAAGGCCACCGACAACGTCAAGGAGACCCTCAACGCGGTGTCGGCCAAGCTGACGACGGCCAACCTCACGGACCTCGTCGCACAGGTCGAGGTCGACAAGAAGGATGCCGCGACGGTCGCCAAGCAGTTCCTCGAGGACAACGACCTGGTCACCTGA
- a CDS encoding ABC transporter permease subunit, whose translation MFADLFDYLGSAANWTGADGIPIRLAEHLQYTVLTLLIAFVIAFPLGLLIGHTGKGAFLAINIGNAGRALPTLGLLILLVLLMTLGVVPVLIALVILAIPPILTSTYAGIRSVEPDIVDAARGMGMHERQTLFKAELPAALPVIVGGLRTATLQVVSTATVAAYVGLGGLGRLLIDGQAQRNYTEMLAGAVIVAVLAIVLDVAFVGLKFVAAPGGLAARRSAQEHDERAAGRGRDAASARDQAVAAPAGGPGGSGHA comes from the coding sequence ATGTTCGCCGACCTCTTCGACTACCTGGGCTCCGCGGCCAACTGGACCGGCGCCGACGGCATCCCGATACGCCTCGCCGAGCACCTGCAGTACACCGTGCTGACACTGCTCATCGCGTTCGTCATCGCGTTCCCCCTCGGCCTGCTCATCGGACACACCGGCAAGGGCGCGTTCCTGGCCATCAACATCGGCAACGCGGGTCGCGCCCTCCCGACACTCGGCCTGCTGATCCTGCTGGTGCTGCTGATGACGCTCGGCGTCGTCCCCGTGCTGATCGCGCTCGTGATCCTGGCGATCCCGCCGATCCTCACCTCGACGTACGCGGGCATCAGGAGCGTCGAGCCGGACATCGTCGACGCCGCCCGCGGCATGGGCATGCACGAGCGGCAGACCCTGTTCAAGGCCGAGCTGCCGGCCGCGCTGCCCGTCATCGTCGGCGGGCTCCGCACCGCGACCCTGCAGGTCGTCTCGACCGCGACGGTGGCGGCGTACGTCGGGCTCGGCGGGCTCGGCCGCCTGCTGATCGACGGCCAGGCGCAGCGCAACTACACCGAGATGCTCGCCGGCGCCGTCATCGTGGCGGTCCTGGCCATCGTGCTCGACGTCGCCTTCGTGGGGCTCAAGTTCGTGGCGGCTCCTGGTGGGCTCGCTGCGCGCAGGTCAGCGCAGGAGCATGACGAGCGGGCCGCAGGTAGGGGTCGCGACGCCGCGAGTGCCCGTGACCAAGCCGTCGCGGCACCTGCCGGAGGCCCGGGAGGAAGCGGGCACGCATGA
- a CDS encoding ABC transporter permease subunit, producing the protein MFEFLDANSSTIVDALVEHLYLSFLPILIGIVVALPLGMLAVRYRWADIPLLGASSVAYSIPSLALFIAMPGLIGTKILDPLNVVIALSLYTVALLFRSVADGLRSVPEPVRMAATALGMKRPRQLLTVELPIALPIIASGLRVAAVSNISMVSVGALIGVGGLGALFTYGFQIQSFPLLVTGIVLSVALALIADVLIVLAQRLTTPWTRARATR; encoded by the coding sequence ATGTTTGAGTTCCTCGACGCGAACTCGTCGACCATCGTCGACGCGCTGGTGGAGCACCTCTACCTGTCGTTCCTGCCGATCCTCATCGGGATCGTGGTCGCGCTCCCACTCGGCATGCTGGCCGTGCGCTACCGCTGGGCCGACATCCCGCTGCTCGGCGCGTCGAGCGTCGCATACTCGATCCCGTCGCTGGCGTTGTTCATCGCCATGCCCGGCCTCATCGGCACCAAGATCCTCGACCCGCTCAATGTCGTCATCGCGCTGTCGCTCTACACCGTCGCCCTGCTCTTCCGCAGCGTCGCGGACGGCCTGCGGTCGGTGCCTGAGCCCGTGCGCATGGCCGCGACGGCACTCGGCATGAAGCGTCCGCGGCAACTGCTCACCGTCGAGCTGCCGATCGCGCTGCCGATCATCGCCTCGGGCCTGCGCGTCGCCGCGGTGTCGAACATCAGCATGGTGAGCGTCGGCGCGCTGATCGGTGTGGGCGGGCTGGGAGCGTTGTTCACGTACGGCTTCCAGATCCAGTCGTTCCCGTTGCTGGTCACCGGCATCGTGCTCTCCGTGGCGCTGGCGCTGATCGCCGACGTGCTGATCGTCCTGGCCCAACGACTCACCACGCCGTGGACGAGAGCGAGGGCGACCCGCTGA
- a CDS encoding ATP-binding cassette domain-containing protein, translating to MIEFESVTKRFPGGGIGVDSLSLTIPTGKITVFVGPSGCGKTTSLRMINRMIEPTSGRITHDGNDLSRLDKAQLRRGMGYVIQQVGLLPHRTIIDNVCTVPYLIGHKKATARKNAMELLERVGLDAGMAGRYPAQLSGGQQQRVGVARALAADPPVMLMDEPFSAVDPIVRESLQEEFLRLQQELCKTIVFVTHDVDEAVKLGDQVAVFGGGGRLVQLDPPEVLLGNPRNGFVESLIGRDRGYRRLSFVPARELPLHQPVTVAVDASPTDARKVAQDSGVRWLLGVDTDGGPVSWRDGHDTDDTELAHVPVGTTFTTDDSCRIALDGALASPAGIAVHVDEHGRVAGAVGHDDIARFVTAQRSAEAESGSGGVTDAADETSAEPA from the coding sequence GTGATCGAGTTCGAGTCCGTCACCAAGCGTTTCCCCGGCGGGGGTATCGGGGTCGACAGCCTCAGCCTCACCATTCCCACCGGCAAGATCACCGTGTTCGTCGGACCGTCCGGCTGCGGCAAGACGACCTCGCTGCGCATGATCAACCGGATGATCGAGCCGACGTCGGGTCGCATCACGCACGACGGCAACGACCTGTCCCGACTCGACAAGGCGCAGCTGCGCCGCGGCATGGGCTACGTCATCCAGCAGGTCGGCCTGCTCCCGCACCGCACCATCATCGACAACGTCTGCACCGTGCCGTACCTCATCGGTCACAAGAAGGCAACGGCGCGCAAGAACGCGATGGAGCTGCTCGAGCGGGTGGGTCTCGACGCGGGCATGGCCGGGCGCTACCCGGCACAGCTCTCCGGCGGACAGCAGCAGCGTGTGGGCGTCGCCCGTGCGCTCGCGGCCGATCCGCCGGTCATGCTGATGGATGAGCCGTTCAGCGCCGTCGACCCGATCGTGCGGGAGAGCCTGCAGGAGGAGTTCCTGCGGCTCCAGCAGGAGCTCTGCAAGACCATCGTCTTCGTCACCCACGACGTCGACGAGGCGGTCAAGCTCGGCGACCAGGTCGCCGTCTTCGGCGGCGGCGGCAGGCTCGTCCAGCTCGATCCGCCCGAGGTCCTCCTCGGCAACCCGCGCAACGGCTTCGTCGAGAGCCTGATCGGCCGCGACCGCGGCTACCGGCGGCTGTCGTTCGTCCCGGCCCGCGAGCTACCGCTGCACCAGCCGGTGACGGTCGCCGTCGACGCGAGCCCGACCGACGCGCGCAAGGTCGCCCAGGACTCCGGCGTGCGCTGGCTGCTCGGCGTCGACACCGACGGCGGGCCGGTGTCGTGGCGCGACGGTCACGACACCGACGACACCGAGCTGGCGCATGTCCCGGTCGGCACCACGTTCACGACCGACGACTCCTGCCGGATCGCGCTCGACGGCGCGCTCGCCTCGCCGGCCGGCATCGCGGTGCACGTCGACGAGCACGGACGCGTCGCCGGAGCGGTCGGACACGACGACATCGCCCGCTTCGTCACGGCGCAACGTTCGGCGGAGGCCGAATCCGGCTCCGGCGGCGTCACTGACGCCGCGGACGAGACGTCCGCCGAACCCGCATGA
- a CDS encoding MFS transporter, with protein sequence MDRLPWTRFHWMVVIGLGISWILDGLEIQMVADVGAILTEDASGIGISANRVGLLASVYLVGQVCGALVFGRLTDRLGRKNLFILTLAIYLVGSGLAGFSWDIYSFLVFRFIAGMGIGGEYTAINSAIDELIPAKYRGRVDIAVNGTYWGGALIGSLGALVLLNPDLVPIFWGWRLAFFIGPILGLFIIYLRRHIPESPRWQLTHGYADTAEKTVDEIERTVERQGGELTPVDDSKAIEVKGEKSINLLRVARILFKEYPKRSVLGATMMMTQAFLYNAIFFTYANVLQTHFHVEHGAIPLYFIPFAFGNLLGPLILGPFFDTIGRRKMIFGTYTIAAVVLALAAILFNAGLLSALTQTILWCVCFFFASAGASSAYLTVSEIFPIEMRGQAIALFFCIAQLTGALAAFLYGLLIGEGANPSPGPLTVGYFIGAVLMFTGGVVALVIGVNAERQSLEDIATPLTAVKRSGSTRFEGPSPMNA encoded by the coding sequence ATGGACCGACTGCCGTGGACGCGCTTCCACTGGATGGTCGTCATCGGACTCGGCATCTCGTGGATCCTCGACGGCCTGGAGATCCAGATGGTCGCCGACGTCGGCGCGATCCTCACCGAGGACGCCAGCGGGATCGGGATCAGCGCCAATCGCGTCGGCCTGCTCGCCTCGGTCTACCTCGTCGGACAGGTCTGCGGCGCGCTGGTCTTCGGTCGGCTCACCGACCGGCTGGGACGAAAGAACCTCTTCATCCTGACGCTCGCCATCTACCTCGTCGGCAGCGGTCTCGCGGGATTCTCCTGGGACATCTACTCGTTCCTGGTCTTCCGCTTCATCGCGGGCATGGGCATCGGCGGCGAGTACACCGCGATCAACTCCGCCATCGACGAGCTCATCCCCGCGAAGTACCGCGGGCGCGTCGACATCGCGGTCAACGGCACGTACTGGGGCGGCGCGCTCATCGGCTCGCTCGGCGCGCTCGTCCTGCTCAACCCCGACCTCGTCCCGATCTTCTGGGGCTGGCGACTGGCCTTCTTCATCGGCCCGATCCTCGGCCTGTTCATCATCTACCTGCGCAGGCACATCCCGGAGAGCCCCCGCTGGCAGCTCACCCACGGGTACGCCGACACGGCCGAGAAGACCGTCGACGAGATCGAGCGCACGGTCGAACGCCAGGGCGGCGAGTTGACCCCCGTCGACGACAGCAAGGCGATCGAGGTCAAGGGCGAGAAGTCGATCAACCTCCTCAGGGTGGCCCGCATCCTGTTCAAGGAGTATCCGAAACGCTCCGTGCTCGGCGCCACGATGATGATGACCCAGGCGTTCCTCTACAACGCGATCTTCTTCACGTACGCGAACGTGCTGCAGACACACTTCCACGTCGAGCACGGCGCCATCCCGCTCTACTTCATCCCGTTCGCGTTCGGCAACCTGCTCGGCCCGCTGATCCTCGGTCCGTTCTTCGACACCATCGGCCGGCGCAAGATGATCTTCGGCACCTACACGATCGCGGCCGTGGTGCTCGCCCTCGCGGCGATCCTGTTCAACGCGGGTCTCCTCAGCGCCCTGACGCAGACGATCCTGTGGTGCGTGTGCTTCTTCTTCGCCTCGGCGGGAGCCTCGTCCGCGTACCTCACGGTCAGCGAGATCTTCCCGATCGAGATGCGCGGTCAGGCGATCGCGCTGTTCTTCTGCATCGCCCAGCTCACCGGCGCGCTGGCTGCCTTCCTCTACGGCCTGCTCATCGGCGAGGGAGCGAACCCCAGCCCCGGCCCGCTGACGGTCGGCTACTTCATCGGCGCGGTCCTGATGTTCACCGGCGGCGTGGTGGCATTGGTCATCGGCGTCAACGCCGAGCGCCAGTCGCTCGAGGACATCGCCACCCCGTTGACGGCCGTCAAGCGCAGTGGCTCGACGCGGTTCGAGGGGCCGTCGCCGATGAACGCGTAA
- a CDS encoding pyrimidine-specific ribonucleoside hydrolase RihA, which translates to MVPVVLDCDPGHDDAVAILLAAAHPAIDLLAITTVAGNQTLEKCTRNVTRVCTLAGIDVPVAAGADRPLVREPRIAADIHGETGLDGPAFPEPTVEVSATPAVELIRAILAAHPEPVTLVPTGPLTNVATLLDRHPEMRDRIAEIVLMGGSTGRGNSSPYAEFNVRADPEAAEIVFGSGLPVTMVGLNATHQALVTPDVVDRLRALGTPVAGACAELMTFFADRYRQVFGFAGAPLHDPLAVARVAEPGIVGCVPAPVRVETTGVHTYGATVVDLHHVTGEADNARVAVDVDVPRFFDLVVDAIASYRCR; encoded by the coding sequence GTGGTTCCCGTCGTCCTCGACTGCGATCCCGGCCATGACGATGCCGTGGCGATCCTGCTCGCGGCGGCACATCCGGCGATCGACCTGCTCGCGATCACCACGGTCGCCGGCAACCAGACCCTCGAGAAGTGCACACGCAACGTGACGCGCGTCTGCACGCTCGCCGGGATCGACGTCCCCGTCGCGGCGGGCGCCGACCGCCCGCTCGTCCGTGAGCCACGCATCGCGGCGGACATCCACGGCGAGACCGGACTCGACGGACCCGCCTTCCCCGAGCCCACGGTCGAGGTGTCGGCGACGCCCGCGGTCGAACTGATCCGCGCGATCCTCGCGGCGCATCCCGAGCCGGTGACGCTGGTGCCGACCGGTCCCCTCACCAACGTCGCGACGCTGCTCGACAGGCACCCGGAGATGCGCGACCGGATCGCGGAGATCGTGCTGATGGGCGGGTCGACCGGGCGCGGCAACTCCTCGCCGTACGCAGAGTTCAACGTCCGCGCCGACCCGGAGGCCGCGGAGATCGTGTTCGGCAGCGGCCTGCCGGTCACGATGGTCGGGCTCAACGCCACCCACCAGGCGCTGGTGACACCGGACGTCGTGGACCGGCTGCGCGCGCTCGGCACGCCGGTGGCCGGCGCGTGTGCCGAGCTGATGACGTTCTTCGCCGACCGCTACCGGCAGGTGTTCGGCTTCGCGGGAGCGCCACTGCACGACCCGCTCGCGGTCGCCAGGGTCGCCGAGCCGGGCATCGTCGGCTGCGTGCCCGCGCCGGTGCGTGTCGAGACGACCGGTGTGCACACGTACGGCGCCACGGTGGTCGACCTGCACCACGTCACCGGGGAGGCGGACAACGCCCGGGTCGCCGTGGACGTCGACGTGCCGCGCTTCTTCGACCTCGTGGTCGACGCGATCGCGTCGTACCGCTGTCGCTAG
- a CDS encoding glycosyltransferase, translating into MERGALKILLWHGYLLSGSGSNVYTANVAKVWRAQGHDVLLLCQDRHAGELPFVDEYGEFAPDNDSVTSHPVSSAPAKGSLRVARPDIGEILPVYVWDPYEGFTAKRFVDLDDDELAHYVRTNVDAITTAVTTFEPDVVIIGHEVMGPAIARQVREQTGIGYSVKLHGSALEYAVKKQARYTDAARDGFATADTVVGTSHYMCDAAAAAVPGDWTSRTAVVNPGCDVDVFVPAERDPAAPPTVGFVGKLIAAKGPQNLLAALGRTTAPGLRTTLVGYGDFADGLRELHDALRSGRVGDARKAVADDPSNAHCREFLDSADVDDPYLARLAEVPVTWAGRLDHDRLPHALTGFDILVVPSEVPEAFGMVGAEACAAGVIPIVPRHSGIGEIGTAAEEVLGLPGLLSYDPADPVRGLAERIDAVLAHDAADRADMAATLVKLAHDRWSWTKVAEGLLTACTARA; encoded by the coding sequence GTGGAAAGAGGCGCGTTGAAGATCCTGCTGTGGCACGGATATCTGCTGTCCGGCTCGGGCTCGAACGTCTACACCGCCAACGTCGCGAAGGTCTGGCGTGCACAGGGGCACGACGTGCTGCTGCTGTGCCAGGACCGGCACGCCGGTGAGCTGCCGTTCGTCGACGAGTACGGCGAGTTCGCCCCGGACAACGACAGCGTGACGAGCCACCCGGTGTCGTCGGCGCCCGCGAAGGGCAGCCTTCGGGTGGCGCGTCCCGACATCGGCGAGATCCTGCCGGTGTACGTCTGGGACCCGTACGAGGGCTTCACCGCCAAGCGCTTCGTCGACCTCGACGACGACGAGCTCGCCCACTACGTCCGCACCAACGTCGACGCGATCACCACCGCGGTCACGACGTTCGAGCCGGACGTCGTGATCATCGGGCACGAGGTGATGGGGCCGGCGATCGCCAGGCAGGTGCGCGAGCAGACCGGGATCGGCTACTCCGTCAAGCTGCACGGCAGCGCCCTGGAGTACGCGGTCAAGAAACAGGCCAGATACACCGACGCGGCGAGGGACGGCTTCGCGACGGCCGACACCGTCGTCGGCACCAGCCACTACATGTGCGACGCGGCCGCCGCGGCCGTCCCCGGCGACTGGACCTCGCGGACGGCCGTGGTCAACCCCGGCTGCGACGTCGACGTGTTCGTCCCCGCCGAGCGCGACCCGGCCGCCCCGCCGACGGTCGGGTTCGTCGGCAAGCTCATCGCGGCGAAGGGCCCACAGAACCTGCTCGCCGCACTCGGCCGCACGACTGCCCCCGGGCTACGCACGACGCTCGTGGGCTACGGCGACTTCGCCGACGGCCTGCGCGAGCTGCACGACGCGCTGCGCTCCGGCCGGGTCGGCGACGCCCGCAAGGCGGTGGCCGACGACCCGTCCAACGCGCACTGCCGCGAGTTCCTCGACTCCGCCGACGTCGACGACCCGTACCTGGCCCGCCTCGCCGAGGTCCCGGTCACCTGGGCGGGCCGGCTCGACCACGACCGGCTCCCCCACGCCCTCACCGGGTTCGACATCCTCGTCGTGCCGTCGGAGGTGCCCGAGGCGTTCGGCATGGTGGGAGCGGAGGCCTGCGCCGCGGGCGTCATCCCGATCGTCCCGCGGCACTCGGGCATCGGCGAGATCGGCACCGCCGCGGAGGAGGTCCTCGGACTGCCCGGCCTGCTCAGCTACGACCCGGCCGATCCCGTACGCGGGCTCGCCGAGCGGATCGACGCCGTGCTCGCCCACGACGCCGCCGACCGCGCCGACATGGCCGCCACGCTCGTCAAGCTCGCCCACGACCGCTGGTCCTGGACCAAGGTCGCCGAGGGCCTGCTCACCGCCTGCACCGCCCGCGCTTAG
- a CDS encoding ribbon-helix-helix protein, CopG family produces MAMTLRLTDEQTEALREAAEREGRSMQDIARTAIDEYVGHRARLRDGILDHVMRRDERLLERLAE; encoded by the coding sequence ATGGCCATGACACTTCGCCTGACCGACGAGCAGACCGAGGCGCTCAGGGAGGCAGCAGAGCGCGAGGGACGCTCGATGCAGGACATTGCGCGCACCGCGATCGACGAGTACGTCGGCCATCGTGCACGCCTGCGCGACGGCATCCTCGACCACGTCATGCGGCGTGACGAGCGGCTGCTCGAGCGGCTCGCCGAGTGA
- a CDS encoding type II toxin-antitoxin system death-on-curing family toxin — protein MTEYVTLDDLMAAARRLLGDDVAVRDVGLLMAAVARPQQSAFGADAYPDRDSKAAALLHSVVKNHALIDGNKRLGWLAVNLFYGYNGFELVVDEDTAYDLVMGVASGRHDDVGEIATILARWVRPLRLP, from the coding sequence GTGACCGAGTACGTCACCCTCGACGACCTGATGGCGGCGGCCCGCCGGCTGCTCGGTGACGACGTCGCGGTACGAGACGTCGGTCTGCTGATGGCCGCGGTCGCGCGGCCGCAGCAGTCGGCATTCGGCGCCGACGCCTATCCCGATCGCGATTCCAAGGCCGCGGCTCTGCTCCACTCGGTGGTGAAGAACCACGCCCTCATCGACGGCAACAAGCGACTCGGCTGGTTGGCCGTGAACCTCTTCTACGGATACAACGGCTTCGAGCTCGTCGTCGACGAGGACACCGCCTACGACCTCGTCATGGGCGTCGCGTCCGGTCGACACGACGACGTAGGCGAGATAGCCACGATCCTCGCTCGGTGGGTACGACCGCTGCGTCTTCCGTGA
- a CDS encoding ABC transporter permease: MQASLLNVGPWLGVAMGALVLVAAVVAVVGHLGQGRRILVAAIRAVVQLGLVSLVITAILGSLPLTAVFVLAMYTIATWTAGRRATRHRSGWWAALPIVAGTAPVIVALLATGLLPPKAIAVIPVSGILIGGAMTATAQAARRALDELRDRHGEYEAGLSIGMMPRDAGLEVCRPSASQALIPALDQTRTVGLVTLPGAFVGMLMAGAHPLDAGATQLFVLVGLLAVEVVAVVVALELVVRGRIVPVTEDAAVVPTERGSWLSRLRRRVDRTRRP; this comes from the coding sequence ATGCAAGCGTCGCTGCTGAACGTCGGGCCGTGGCTCGGGGTCGCGATGGGCGCACTCGTCCTCGTCGCCGCCGTCGTGGCGGTCGTCGGACACCTCGGCCAGGGACGTCGCATCCTCGTCGCCGCGATCCGTGCCGTCGTGCAGCTCGGCCTCGTCTCGCTGGTCATCACCGCGATCCTCGGCTCGCTGCCGCTCACGGCGGTGTTCGTGCTGGCGATGTACACGATCGCGACGTGGACGGCGGGGCGGCGCGCGACGCGCCACCGCAGCGGTTGGTGGGCGGCGCTGCCGATCGTCGCAGGCACGGCACCGGTCATCGTGGCGCTGCTCGCCACCGGGCTGCTGCCGCCGAAGGCCATCGCGGTGATCCCGGTGAGCGGCATCCTCATCGGCGGCGCGATGACCGCGACCGCCCAGGCGGCCAGGCGCGCTCTCGACGAGCTGCGGGACCGCCACGGCGAGTACGAGGCCGGCCTGTCGATCGGCATGATGCCGCGCGACGCCGGTCTCGAGGTCTGCCGGCCGTCGGCGTCGCAGGCGCTGATCCCCGCACTGGACCAGACGCGGACGGTCGGCCTCGTCACGCTGCCGGGGGCGTTCGTCGGCATGCTGATGGCGGGGGCACATCCGCTGGACGCCGGCGCGACCCAGCTCTTCGTGCTCGTCGGCCTGCTCGCGGTCGAGGTCGTCGCGGTGGTCGTCGCACTGGAGCTCGTCGTCCGCGGCCGGATCGTACCCGTCACGGAAGACGCAGCGGTCGTACCCACCGAGCGAGGATCGTGGCTATCTCGCCTACGTCGTCGTGTCGACCGGACGCGACGCCCATGA
- a CDS encoding Si-specific NAD(P)(+) transhydrogenase, which translates to MSVTDGKAYDYDVVVIGSGPSGQKAAIAAAKLGRSVAVVERKNMVGGVCINTGTIPSKSLREAVLYLTGLNQREVYGQSYQLKAEIGMPDLHTRTHYVIGREVDVVRSQLSRNHVQLLSGTAKFADEHTIIVSSDDDVERRITADKVIIAVGTRTARPDSVAFDGRTIVDSDQILALDKVPASMVVVGAGVIGIEYASMFAALGTKVTVIERHQRMLPFCDLEVVEALKYQLRDLAVTFRFRETVAAVEKFRNGTLTILESGKKIPSDTVMYSAGRQGVLDMLDPGKAGLEIDDRGRIAVDEHYRTPVPSIYAVGDVIGFPALAATSMEQGRIAAYHACDEPSRDLTPLQPIGIYTIPEISYVGRTEDELTESSVPFEVGVSRYRELARGQIIGDSYGMLKLLVHTDTSELLGVHVFGSNATELVHIGQAVMGCGGTVDYLVDTVFNYPTLAESYKVAALDATNKMRAVTRLADDD; encoded by the coding sequence ATGAGCGTCACCGACGGCAAGGCGTACGACTACGACGTCGTGGTCATCGGGTCGGGCCCGAGCGGACAGAAGGCCGCGATCGCGGCGGCCAAGCTCGGCCGCAGCGTCGCGGTCGTCGAGCGCAAGAACATGGTCGGCGGGGTGTGCATCAACACCGGCACCATCCCGTCGAAGTCGCTGCGCGAGGCGGTGCTCTACCTCACCGGCCTCAACCAGCGCGAGGTGTACGGGCAGAGCTACCAGCTCAAGGCCGAGATCGGCATGCCCGACCTGCACACCCGCACCCACTACGTCATCGGCCGCGAGGTCGACGTCGTCCGCAGCCAGCTGTCGCGCAACCACGTGCAGCTGCTCAGCGGCACCGCGAAGTTCGCCGACGAGCACACGATCATCGTCAGTTCCGACGACGACGTCGAGCGGCGGATCACCGCCGACAAGGTGATCATCGCCGTCGGCACCCGCACCGCGCGGCCGGACAGCGTCGCGTTCGACGGCAGGACGATCGTCGACTCCGACCAGATCCTCGCGCTCGACAAGGTGCCCGCCTCGATGGTCGTCGTCGGCGCCGGCGTGATCGGCATCGAGTACGCGTCGATGTTCGCCGCGCTCGGCACCAAGGTGACCGTCATCGAGCGCCACCAGCGCATGCTGCCGTTCTGCGACCTCGAGGTGGTCGAGGCGCTGAAGTACCAGCTGCGCGACCTCGCTGTCACGTTCCGGTTCCGCGAGACCGTCGCGGCCGTCGAGAAGTTCCGCAACGGCACGCTCACCATCCTCGAGAGCGGCAAGAAGATCCCGTCCGACACGGTGATGTACTCCGCCGGTCGCCAGGGCGTGCTCGACATGCTCGACCCGGGCAAGGCCGGCCTGGAGATCGACGATCGGGGCCGGATCGCCGTCGACGAGCACTACCGCACGCCGGTGCCCAGCATCTACGCCGTCGGCGACGTGATCGGGTTCCCCGCACTCGCCGCCACGTCGATGGAGCAGGGCAGGATCGCCGCGTACCACGCGTGCGACGAGCCGTCGCGCGACCTCACGCCGCTGCAGCCGATCGGCATCTACACGATCCCCGAGATCTCCTACGTCGGTCGCACCGAGGACGAGCTCACCGAGTCGAGCGTGCCGTTCGAGGTGGGCGTCTCCCGCTACCGCGAGCTGGCGCGCGGCCAGATCATCGGCGACTCGTACGGCATGCTCAAGCTGCTGGTGCACACCGACACGAGCGAGCTGCTCGGCGTCCACGTCTTCGGCAGCAACGCGACCGAGCTCGTGCACATCGGGCAGGCCGTCATGGGCTGCGGCGGCACGGTCGACTACCTGGTCGACACGGTGTTCAACTACCCGACGCTCGCCGAGTCGTACAAGGTCGCCGCGCTCGACGCCACCAACAAGATGCGCGCCGTCACCCGCCTGGCCGACGACGACTGA